One genomic window of Gossypium hirsutum isolate 1008001.06 chromosome D11, Gossypium_hirsutum_v2.1, whole genome shotgun sequence includes the following:
- the LOC107892626 gene encoding uncharacterized protein, with amino-acid sequence MLLDTEARQQAISVEVSSSANLVSNESSGDPGSLPTYQPSSTRGRGRGRSSNSRIQCQLCGKAGHLVDRCYHRFDSSYKSSNYRPPPQVNMCMAGSSSSTPWSSPTPWFSYPQQSPQWGSSGRCFPSPSPVWPNPFVGSSPQQVSMPQQVSMPSAGVTPPQAYVATPETVADNAWYPDSGATHHRTNLLLWLVTVDQVMDQSSLITRSRPLYMRSLLLVPGITKNLLSVSKFAKDNQVMFEFFPTQCRVRDLRTREVLLQGLVHHGLYKLQLNKSPSPSTLSHYLFWPLGSPRITKNLLSVSKFAKDNQVIFEFFPTQCRVRDLRTREVLLQGLVHHGLYKLQLNKSPSPSTLSHNAQCLTASTKLPISVWHARLGHPCKATLTKALHQCNIQFTDSNKFVDCVACHLGKERKLPFSKSCTEYSSPLQLVVADVWGPAPVFHLQAERMLGTKLKVLQTDGGGEFQSLKSYLSQHGILQRLTCPYTSAQNGIIERKHRQPSHVAHHNTSPNIISTNISSTPVSSTPTTTMPSSQPTHSTPVQSPSTSPMLPTDLLYIPTQPSSPTIAQLPSTSSISPSISPPVQIQTTQSVPTNTHSMITMSKVGIFKPKAYLSEVSRSPTDVPSDIMLQ; translated from the exons ATGCTTCTTGATACTGAAGCTCGTCAGCAGGCCATAAGTGTTGAAGTTTCCAGCTCTGCGAACTTAGTGTCGAATGAGTCCTCTGGTGATCCTGGCTCACTACCTACTTATCAGCCATCATCAACTCGCGGACGTGGGCGAGGGCGTTCGTCCAACTCCAGGATTCAATGTCAACTTTGTGGGAAGGCTGGTCATCTTGTTGACCGCTGCTACCATCGTTTTGATTCATCATACAAGAGTAGCAACTACAGACCCCCTCCACAAGTAAATATGTGCATGGCTGGTTCTAGTTCATCTACACCTTGGAGTTCACCTACACCTTGGTTTTCCTATCCTCAGCAAAGTCCTCAGTGGGGTTCTTCAGGTCGGTGTTTTCCTTCTCCTTCACCTGTCTGGCCTAACCCGTTTGTTGGTAGCTCTCCACAACAGGTTAGTATGCCTCAACAAGTCAGTATGCCATCTGCTGGAGTCACACCACCTCAAGCATATGTTGCTACCCCTGAAACAGTAGCTGACAATGCATGGTACCCAGATTCTGGTGCCACGCATCATCGCACCAATTTGCTACTTTGGTTGGTGACGGTGGATCAGGTAATGGACCAG TCCTCGTTAATCACAAGATCTCGACCGTTGTACATGCGATCTTTACTGCTTGTTCCAGGAATTACTAAAAATCTATTATCTGTGTCAAAGTTTGCTAAAGATAATCAAGTAATGTTTGAGTTCTTTCCTACTCAGTGTCGGGTGCGTGATTTAAGGACCAGAGAAGTGCTTCTTCAagggttggtgcatcatgggttaTATAAACTTCAGCTCAACAAGTCTCCTTCACCTAGCACTCTGTCTCATTACCTGTTTTGGCCACTGGGCAGTCCTC GAATTACTAAAAATCTATTATCTGTGTCAAAGTTTGCTAAAGATAATCAAGTAATATTTGAGTTCTTTCCTACTCAGTGTCGGGTGCGTGATTTAAGGACCAGAGAAGTGCTTCTTCAagggttggtgcatcatgggttaTATAAACTTCAGCTCAACAAGTCTCCTTCACCTAGCACTCTGTCTCATAATGCTCAATGTCTTACAGCAAGCACCAAGCTCCCTATTAGTGTTTGGCATGCTAGATTAGGCCATCCATGTAAAGCAACACTTACAAAAGCTCTTCATCAGTGTAATATACAGTTTACAGACAGTAATAAATTTGTTGACTGTGTTGCTTGTCATTTGGGTAAAGAACGCAAGCttccattttcaaagtcatgcactgagTATTCCTCACCCTTGCAATTAGTAGTAGCTGATGTTTGGGGGCCTGCTCCTGTT TTTCACCTTCAAGCTGAGAGGATGCTTGGTACTAAACTCAAAGTTCTGCAAACTGATGGGGGAGGGGAGTTTCAGTCCTTGAAATCCTATTTGAGTCAACATGGAATTCTACAGAGGCTCACATGCCCATACACATCAGCTCAAAATGGGATTATAGAACGGAAACATCGTCAG CCTAGTCATGTAGCTCATCATAACACCTCACCTAACATCATATCTACAAATATTTCATCAACACCTGTTTCATCTACTCCAACAACTACAATGCCTAGTTCACAGCCTACCCATTCAACGCCAGTTCAATCACCATCCACCTCACCCATGTTACCTACAGATTTATTATATATACCAACACAACCATCTTCTCCTACGATAGCTCAACTACCATCCACATCATCCATATCTCCTTCAATCTCACCACCTGTTCAAATACAAACCACTCAATCTGTTCCAACAAATACTCATTCCATGATCACAATGAGTAAAGTTGGCATTTTCAAACCAAAAGCTTATCTGAGCGAGGTGTCTAGGTCTCCCACTGATGTTCCTTCTGACATCATGCTGCAATGA